In Sodalis ligni, a single genomic region encodes these proteins:
- a CDS encoding SDR family oxidoreductase, translating to MKRDFSGKTVVITGACRGIGAGIAERFARDGANLVMVSNAERIFATADRLRQQYGAEILPLQVDVTDETQVQDLYRQALARFGAVDVSIQNAGVITIDYFDSMPKSDFERVLAVNTTGVWLCCREAAKIMVKQQAGCLINTSSGQGRQGFIYTPHYAASKMGVIGITQSMAHELAPHNITVNAFCPGIIESEMWDYNDRVWGEFLSSDEKRYGKGELMAEWVQGIPLKRAGQPEDVAGLVAFLASDDARYLTGQTINIDGGLIMS from the coding sequence ATGAAACGAGATTTCAGTGGTAAAACCGTGGTTATTACCGGCGCCTGTCGCGGTATCGGCGCAGGCATCGCCGAACGTTTCGCCCGCGACGGCGCGAATCTGGTCATGGTATCGAACGCCGAACGGATATTCGCCACCGCCGACCGGTTGCGGCAACAATACGGTGCGGAAATTTTACCCTTGCAGGTTGATGTCACCGATGAGACGCAGGTGCAGGATCTGTACCGGCAGGCGTTGGCCAGGTTCGGCGCGGTGGACGTGTCGATCCAGAACGCGGGGGTCATTACCATCGATTATTTTGACTCGATGCCGAAGAGCGATTTTGAGCGGGTTCTGGCGGTAAACACCACCGGCGTATGGCTATGCTGCCGCGAAGCGGCAAAAATCATGGTGAAACAACAGGCCGGATGCCTGATCAATACCTCCTCCGGCCAAGGGCGGCAGGGCTTTATCTACACGCCCCATTACGCCGCCAGCAAAATGGGCGTTATCGGTATTACCCAAAGCATGGCCCACGAGCTGGCCCCGCACAATATTACGGTGAATGCGTTCTGCCCCGGCATTATCGAAAGCGAAATGTGGGACTATAACGACCGGGTCTGGGGCGAATTCCTCAGCAGTGATGAAAAACGTTACGGCAAGGGCGAACTCATGGCTGAATGGGTGCAGGGCATCCCCCTGAAACGGGCGGGACAGCCGGAGGATGTGGCCGGGCTGGTGGCGTTTTTGGCGTCCGATGACGCCCGATATCTGACCGGGCAAACCATCAATATCGACGGTGGTCTTATCATGTCCTGA
- the gcvA gene encoding transcriptional regulator GcvA, protein MRDLPPTATLRAFEVATRHATFTAAAEELHITQSAVSHQLKNLEELWGLQLFQRGKSLSLTPAGAALAPIVREFFMTLEATLTDLREQKGRVRLRVSTTYSFALKWLLPRLPGLSRQHPEILVTLETTDQAIHFSSAESDVAIRFGSGNYPALYSEFMFREQIFPVASPDFLRRFGAPGKPAELLRYPLLTRDGADLVPKWEVWFGQVGVGITALKESVRFADTNMTIEAALLGQGIALARSGHVEAEIGDGSLVRLFDVPFPSPVAYYFVCPKGIESQSHIISFRQWLQTESSKARQDYR, encoded by the coding sequence ATGAGAGACCTGCCGCCCACCGCCACGCTGCGCGCCTTTGAGGTTGCGACACGGCACGCCACATTCACCGCCGCTGCAGAAGAACTGCATATCACCCAAAGCGCGGTCAGCCATCAGCTGAAAAATCTCGAAGAGCTTTGGGGGCTGCAGTTATTCCAGCGCGGCAAGTCATTGAGCCTGACGCCTGCCGGCGCGGCCCTCGCGCCTATCGTGCGTGAATTCTTCATGACTCTGGAGGCGACGCTCACTGATTTGAGAGAGCAAAAGGGCAGGGTCCGGCTTAGGGTCAGTACGACCTACTCCTTCGCGCTGAAATGGCTGCTGCCCAGATTACCGGGCCTGTCCCGGCAGCACCCGGAAATTCTGGTCACGTTGGAAACCACTGACCAGGCCATTCATTTTTCAAGCGCGGAGTCGGACGTCGCGATCCGTTTCGGCAGCGGGAATTATCCGGCCCTGTATTCGGAATTCATGTTCAGGGAGCAGATTTTCCCGGTTGCCAGTCCTGATTTCCTGCGTCGCTTCGGCGCGCCGGGCAAACCCGCCGAACTCCTGCGCTACCCGCTGCTTACGCGTGACGGCGCGGATCTGGTGCCGAAATGGGAGGTTTGGTTTGGGCAAGTAGGCGTCGGCATCACCGCCCTCAAGGAAAGCGTCAGATTCGCCGACACCAACATGACTATCGAGGCGGCGCTGTTGGGCCAGGGAATCGCGCTGGCGCGAAGCGGGCATGTGGAAGCCGAGATCGGCGACGGCAGCCTGGTCAGGCTGTTTGACGTGCCGTTCCCTTCTCCGGTCGCCTACTATTTTGTCTGTCCGAAAGGCATCGAATCCCAGTCCCACATCATCAGCTTTCGTCAATGGCTTCAGACGGAATCAAGCAAGGCCCGGCAAGACTATCGATAA
- a CDS encoding EamA family transporter, whose amino-acid sequence MPFDIILLTLFAALLHAGWNALLRGGADRLWSMTIMCLAVAIVSVAIALFLAPLAKAGWRYAVVSAVLHVGYNLFLVRSYQAGDLGQTYPIARGSSPILITLAASVFAGERVGMGALLGIVLVSVGIVSLAFKERRLAVPSLPYALGTGCFIAAYSVTDGIGVRLSGAPITYTVWMCALWGILMPSVYIGLRGARSLLTWRPGFIMAFIGGLLSLLAYGIIIYAMSGAPMGAVSALRETSVLFAALIGYFYLGETLTVRKMLACAVIAIGTILIG is encoded by the coding sequence ATGCCTTTTGATATCATTTTACTGACGCTTTTTGCGGCGCTGTTGCATGCCGGCTGGAATGCGCTGCTGCGCGGCGGGGCCGACAGACTTTGGTCGATGACGATCATGTGTCTGGCGGTGGCCATCGTAAGCGTCGCCATAGCCCTGTTTCTGGCGCCTTTGGCAAAAGCCGGCTGGAGGTATGCGGTAGTTTCAGCGGTGCTGCACGTTGGCTATAACCTGTTTCTGGTCAGGAGCTATCAGGCGGGAGACCTCGGGCAAACCTATCCGATTGCGCGGGGTTCTTCCCCCATTTTAATCACCCTCGCGGCATCTGTTTTCGCCGGCGAGAGGGTAGGGATGGGCGCCCTGCTTGGCATTGTTCTGGTATCGGTCGGCATTGTTTCCTTGGCCTTCAAAGAACGCAGGCTTGCGGTTCCCAGCCTGCCCTATGCCTTGGGAACCGGCTGTTTCATTGCCGCTTACAGCGTCACGGACGGCATCGGCGTACGTCTGTCCGGCGCGCCCATAACCTATACGGTCTGGATGTGCGCCTTGTGGGGCATCTTGATGCCATCGGTATACATCGGCCTGCGCGGCGCGCGCAGTTTATTGACCTGGCGGCCCGGATTTATCATGGCCTTCATCGGCGGGCTGCTCTCTCTTCTGGCCTATGGCATCATCATCTATGCCATGTCCGGCGCGCCCATGGGCGCGGTGTCGGCATTGCGCGAAACCAGCGTATTGTTTGCAGCGTTGATCGGTTATTTTTACCTGGGGGAGACGTTGACGGTTCGAAAGATGCTGGCGTGCGCGGTGATTGCCATCGGCACGATCCTCATCGGCTGA
- a CDS encoding DUF4810 domain-containing protein, whose protein sequence is MTKLTKSIILGVVITLAGCATAPKKIYHWDNYQTTVYHYYQSGKTSPDEQIAALNASLEKSRASAKKVPPGVHAHLGLLYANTGRTDLAFQEFNHEKALFPESAPFMDLLLSKNKGETK, encoded by the coding sequence ATGACGAAATTAACTAAAAGCATTATCTTAGGCGTTGTCATAACCCTGGCGGGTTGCGCCACCGCACCGAAAAAAATATATCATTGGGATAATTATCAGACAACGGTGTATCACTATTACCAAAGTGGGAAAACCAGTCCCGATGAACAGATCGCAGCGTTGAATGCCTCCCTGGAAAAAAGCCGTGCCTCCGCAAAAAAGGTCCCGCCCGGAGTACATGCCCATCTTGGCCTGCTTTATGCCAATACCGGTCGTACCGACCTGGCTTTTCAAGAATTTAATCATGAAAAAGCGCTATTTCCTGAATCAGCACCCTTTATGGATCTACTGCTGAGCAAAAATAAAGGAGAGACGAAATGA
- a CDS encoding DUF799 domain-containing protein, whose amino-acid sequence MNRLLVFISLVFTLALTGCAKPIPRDYTGFKQSKPRSILVLPPVSQSLDVNASHSMLSQMTLPLAEAGYYVLPVAVVEETFKQHGMTTPQDIRAVSVAKLHQIFGADTVLYVDVTDYGTKYIVVSSETRVTATARLVDLRTGKQLWSGGATASSNEQDSNNSSLLGMLVSAAINQVANNLMDKGHDIAGMTSARMLTAGVPGGILYGPYSPSYGKDKI is encoded by the coding sequence ATGAATCGTCTTTTAGTCTTCATCAGCCTGGTTTTTACCCTGGCGTTGACTGGTTGTGCAAAACCGATACCCCGTGATTACACTGGGTTTAAGCAGAGCAAGCCAAGATCAATTCTGGTGTTGCCGCCGGTAAGCCAGTCCTTGGATGTGAATGCCAGCCACAGCATGCTTTCTCAAATGACGCTTCCGCTGGCTGAGGCCGGTTATTATGTGTTGCCGGTTGCGGTGGTGGAGGAGACCTTTAAGCAGCATGGCATGACGACGCCGCAGGATATCCGCGCCGTCAGCGTGGCCAAGTTACATCAGATTTTTGGCGCCGATACCGTGCTGTATGTGGATGTGACCGACTACGGCACCAAATATATCGTGGTATCCAGCGAAACGCGCGTAACGGCTACGGCAAGACTGGTGGATTTACGCACCGGGAAACAGCTCTGGTCCGGCGGGGCAACCGCGTCATCTAATGAGCAAGACAGCAATAACAGCAGTTTGTTGGGAATGCTGGTTAGCGCCGCCATTAATCAAGTGGCGAACAATCTGATGGATAAAGGGCATGATATTGCCGGAATGACCAGTGCGCGTATGTTAACCGCCGGCGTGCCGGGAGGAATATTATACGGTCCATATTCCCCGTCGTATGGTAAAGATAAAATTTAG
- a CDS encoding SDR family NAD(P)-dependent oxidoreductase encodes MELLKNKVVLVTGGTSGIGRASAILFAREGAKVALTGRQEQAGRDVVAEIEHAGGSALFIQADLNQTDAIPEIIARVVDEYGRLDCAFNNAGVSGGGPIETLNEAVWDNVVDTNLKAAFFCLQAEVAQMKRQGHGGAILFNGSVLAKIAQPGTSIYSASKGGIVSLAQAAAVEFGPVGIRVNSINPSITRTPMTLSRISTDEQGHESHPFGAGIPLGRLAEPEEMAEAALFLLSDRSSYVTGQALVVDGGQSAV; translated from the coding sequence ATGGAACTGTTAAAGAATAAAGTCGTGCTGGTCACCGGCGGCACCTCGGGTATCGGCCGGGCGAGCGCTATCCTGTTCGCCCGCGAAGGGGCAAAGGTAGCCCTCACCGGCCGGCAGGAACAGGCCGGACGCGACGTGGTGGCGGAAATAGAACACGCCGGCGGCAGCGCGCTGTTTATCCAGGCCGATCTTAACCAAACCGATGCCATCCCGGAGATAATCGCTCGGGTGGTGGACGAATACGGCAGGCTGGACTGCGCGTTCAATAACGCCGGCGTGTCCGGCGGCGGCCCCATCGAAACCCTGAATGAAGCCGTGTGGGATAACGTGGTGGACACCAACCTCAAGGCCGCCTTTTTCTGCCTGCAGGCAGAAGTGGCGCAAATGAAACGCCAAGGCCACGGCGGCGCCATTCTTTTTAACGGATCGGTACTGGCGAAGATAGCCCAGCCGGGGACCTCCATATACAGCGCCAGCAAAGGCGGCATTGTCTCTCTGGCACAGGCGGCGGCGGTAGAGTTCGGACCGGTGGGTATCCGCGTGAATTCCATCAACCCGTCCATCACCCGCACCCCCATGACCCTCTCACGCATCAGCACCGATGAACAGGGCCATGAATCCCACCCGTTCGGCGCGGGCATCCCCCTGGGCCGGCTGGCGGAACCGGAAGAAATGGCCGAAGCGGCGCTGTTCCTGCTGTCCGACCGGTCCTCATACGTCACCGGCCAGGCGCTGGTGGTGGACGGCGGGCAGAGCGCGGTGTGA
- a CDS encoding aldo/keto reductase: protein MQKRTLGNGKLEVSALGLGCMGLSHAYGPAKDRQEAIALIRAAVEHGVTFFDTAEVYGPYTNEDVVGEALAPFRDRVVIATKFGFVLPSPDGKQHLNSRPDHIRQVVEASLKRLKTDVIDLLYQHRVDPEVPIEDVAGTVRQLIQEGKVKHFGLSEAGAQTIRRAHAVQPVTALQSEYSLWWREPETEILPTLEELGIGFVPFSPLGRGFLTGTIDKNTAFDSNDFRTGLPRFSQEARDANQTLVKLLGDLAASKQKTRAQIALAWLLAQKPWIVPIPGTTKLHRLEENLGAVEVVLTADDLRDINSALANITVQGDRYPSHLQKSTGR, encoded by the coding sequence ATGCAAAAAAGAACGCTTGGCAACGGTAAACTGGAAGTGTCGGCTTTAGGCCTGGGCTGTATGGGCCTGAGCCATGCCTACGGCCCGGCGAAGGACCGGCAGGAAGCCATTGCGCTTATCCGTGCCGCGGTGGAGCATGGCGTCACTTTTTTTGATACCGCGGAAGTCTACGGTCCGTACACCAATGAAGATGTGGTGGGAGAGGCACTGGCGCCGTTTCGCGATCGGGTGGTGATTGCCACCAAGTTCGGTTTTGTGCTGCCGAGCCCGGACGGCAAACAGCATCTGAACAGCCGGCCGGATCATATCAGGCAGGTGGTGGAAGCATCGCTCAAGCGGCTCAAAACCGACGTTATCGATCTGCTTTATCAACACCGGGTGGACCCGGAAGTCCCCATTGAGGACGTCGCCGGTACGGTCAGGCAGTTGATCCAGGAAGGCAAGGTAAAACATTTCGGGCTTTCCGAAGCGGGCGCGCAGACCATTCGCCGCGCCCACGCCGTTCAGCCGGTAACCGCGTTACAGAGTGAATACTCATTATGGTGGCGGGAACCTGAGACGGAAATCCTGCCGACCCTTGAAGAACTCGGCATTGGTTTTGTCCCCTTCAGTCCTCTCGGCAGAGGGTTCCTTACCGGCACCATTGATAAGAATACCGCCTTCGACAGTAATGATTTTCGCACCGGCCTACCCCGCTTTAGCCAGGAGGCGCGGGACGCTAACCAGACCCTGGTGAAGCTCCTTGGCGATCTGGCGGCAAGCAAGCAGAAAACCCGCGCGCAAATCGCCCTTGCCTGGCTGCTGGCGCAAAAACCGTGGATTGTACCCATTCCCGGCACCACTAAACTGCATCGTCTGGAGGAAAATCTGGGAGCCGTCGAGGTGGTACTCACCGCGGACGATTTGCGTGACATTAACAGCGCCCTGGCGAACATCACCGTGCAGGGGGATCGTTATCCAAGCCATCTGCAAAAGAGCACCGGCCGCTGA
- the tehA gene encoding dicarboxylate transporter/tellurite-resistance protein TehA: MHKKNQIINLPAGYFGMVLGIIGMGFAWRYAATIWPVSAAIGEALVALATLIWLALSLTFITRLVKYPHTILAEIHHPLMSSYVSLFPATTMLVSIGAAPYLRPLAVGLFLFGASLQLLYAAWKTAGLWRGDHPETATTPGLYLPTVANNFISAMACGALGYHDLGFLFLGAGVFSWLSLEPVILQRMRTAGELPPAVRPSLGIQLAPALVACSAYLSVDGGQTDVFAKMLFGYGLLQLLFMLRLIPWYAAQPFNVSFWSFSFGFSALANTALRLGHGGNDGLFNAIALPLFLFSNAIIGLLLARTVILLLQGKLIMRAELSGGGPDVTVR; encoded by the coding sequence ATGCATAAAAAAAACCAAATTATCAACCTTCCCGCCGGCTATTTCGGCATGGTGCTGGGCATCATCGGCATGGGCTTTGCCTGGCGCTATGCGGCGACCATCTGGCCGGTCAGTGCGGCCATCGGCGAAGCGCTGGTGGCGTTGGCGACGTTGATTTGGCTGGCGCTGTCGCTGACCTTCATCACCAGACTGGTGAAGTATCCCCATACGATTTTGGCGGAGATTCACCATCCCCTGATGAGCAGCTACGTCAGTTTGTTTCCGGCCACGACCATGCTGGTCTCCATCGGGGCAGCGCCTTATCTGCGGCCGCTGGCGGTGGGACTGTTCCTCTTCGGCGCTTCTTTGCAGTTGCTGTACGCCGCCTGGAAAACCGCCGGGCTATGGCGCGGCGACCACCCGGAAACCGCCACCACCCCCGGCCTCTATCTGCCGACGGTGGCCAATAACTTTATCAGCGCCATGGCGTGCGGCGCATTGGGTTATCACGATCTGGGATTTCTGTTTTTAGGCGCCGGGGTGTTCTCATGGTTAAGCCTTGAACCGGTCATACTGCAGCGGATGCGCACTGCCGGCGAGCTGCCGCCGGCAGTGCGGCCCTCGCTGGGCATCCAGCTGGCGCCGGCGCTGGTGGCCTGCAGCGCCTATTTGAGCGTTGACGGCGGCCAGACCGATGTCTTCGCCAAAATGCTGTTCGGCTACGGCCTACTGCAACTGCTGTTTATGCTGCGATTGATTCCCTGGTATGCGGCGCAGCCGTTCAACGTTTCTTTCTGGAGTTTCTCCTTCGGCTTCTCCGCACTGGCAAACACCGCGCTGCGCCTCGGCCATGGCGGCAATGACGGCCTGTTCAACGCCATCGCCTTGCCGCTGTTCCTGTTTAGCAATGCCATTATCGGCCTGCTGCTGGCGCGTACGGTTATCCTGCTATTACAGGGGAAACTGATTATGCGGGCGGAGCTCAGCGGCGGCGGCCCGGACGTGACCGTTAGATAA
- a CDS encoding helix-turn-helix domain-containing protein: MIKHRHHRAGMARNKQDDATGMPNELDFGARMKTMRQERAWTLEQLAEKSGLSISTLSTIEDGQVSASFDTILNIVHLPDAAAAF, from the coding sequence ATGATTAAACATCGCCATCACCGCGCAGGAATGGCGAGGAACAAACAAGACGATGCAACCGGGATGCCCAATGAGCTCGATTTTGGCGCGAGAATGAAAACCATGCGCCAGGAACGCGCCTGGACGCTGGAACAGTTGGCGGAAAAAAGCGGGTTGTCCATTTCAACCCTATCAACAATCGAGGACGGCCAGGTTTCCGCGTCCTTCGATACCATTTTGAACATTGTCCATTTGCCTGACGCAGCGGCTGCATTTTAA
- a CDS encoding cyclase family protein, with amino-acid sequence MNNELLTLLHHCELIELNYFYDSSMPVWPTHPKFMLNDWETHAAGDGNYNNLLQMGDHCGTHVDSPSHFIPAGNTIEKIDVRQLIGRGVKIDVSGYPADTEITVAMIQSWEARNGDIQADDIVLFRTGHDKKWQSRPNHKSFLSGWSGLSGAGAEYLLAKGVNVIGSDAMSLDAWSNSTYPAHQIILGSGKLIMENLANLDKVPETFIFIALPLRIKGGSASPVRAIALI; translated from the coding sequence ATGAATAATGAACTGTTGACCTTATTGCATCACTGCGAACTTATTGAACTGAATTATTTTTATGACTCCTCTATGCCCGTATGGCCAACCCATCCGAAGTTTATGCTGAACGACTGGGAAACCCATGCCGCAGGAGACGGAAATTATAATAACCTATTGCAAATGGGCGATCACTGCGGTACCCATGTTGACTCACCCTCGCATTTTATCCCCGCCGGGAACACCATCGAAAAAATCGATGTCCGTCAATTGATTGGCCGGGGCGTTAAAATAGACGTTTCCGGCTATCCCGCGGATACGGAAATTACCGTCGCCATGATCCAGTCTTGGGAAGCGAGAAATGGAGATATCCAGGCCGACGATATTGTATTATTCCGCACCGGCCATGATAAAAAATGGCAATCTCGGCCAAATCATAAATCCTTTTTATCGGGTTGGTCCGGTTTGTCTGGGGCGGGGGCGGAATACTTATTAGCAAAAGGGGTTAATGTCATCGGTTCTGACGCCATGTCGCTGGATGCCTGGTCAAATTCCACCTATCCCGCCCATCAGATTATTCTAGGATCCGGAAAACTTATCATGGAAAACCTGGCGAATCTGGACAAGGTTCCCGAGACGTTTATCTTTATAGCTTTACCCTTGAGAATAAAGGGAGGTTCGGCCTCCCCTGTCCGCGCCATTGCATTGATTTAA
- a CDS encoding oxidoreductase, with protein sequence MSEYPTVALVGPGAIGTTVAAALHEAGRTPTICGRTAHQRLELRFDGGRIVVPGPVLSDPAEIKHPFDLVFVAVKVTQTEAAAPWLSALCGAKTVVCVLQNGVEQKTQFAPYLSGGPVLPSVVWFPAQREPDASVWLRAEARLTLPDTPATGVVLEALRGTRCTVDVAADFTSVAWRKLLQNAAAGLMVLTGRRSGMFARADITALSMAYLRECLAVARAEGATLGDDVAQEIVDKFHRSPPDLGTSILADRQAGRPLEWDCRNGVVQRCGRSRGIPTPISDLIVPLLAAASDGPG encoded by the coding sequence ATGTCAGAATATCCAACCGTCGCCCTGGTGGGGCCGGGGGCAATAGGCACCACCGTGGCGGCAGCGCTGCATGAGGCGGGGCGTACGCCGACGATTTGCGGCCGCACGGCGCACCAGCGCCTGGAGCTGCGCTTCGATGGCGGTCGTATCGTTGTCCCGGGGCCCGTGCTAAGCGATCCGGCCGAGATCAAACACCCGTTCGACCTGGTTTTCGTCGCGGTCAAGGTGACACAAACAGAGGCGGCGGCGCCGTGGCTTTCCGCACTGTGCGGTGCGAAGACGGTTGTCTGCGTGCTGCAAAACGGCGTTGAGCAGAAAACGCAGTTCGCGCCCTACCTGTCCGGCGGCCCGGTGCTGCCCTCGGTGGTGTGGTTCCCCGCTCAACGTGAACCGGACGCATCGGTGTGGCTGCGCGCCGAGGCGCGCCTCACCTTGCCGGACACGCCGGCCACCGGCGTGGTGCTCGAGGCGTTGCGCGGTACGAGATGCACGGTTGATGTCGCGGCGGATTTCACGTCGGTTGCGTGGCGAAAGCTTTTACAGAACGCGGCGGCGGGTTTAATGGTGCTGACCGGCCGCCGTTCCGGCATGTTCGCCCGGGCCGATATTACCGCGCTGTCTATGGCCTACCTGCGGGAATGTCTGGCGGTTGCCCGTGCGGAGGGCGCCACGCTGGGGGACGACGTGGCGCAGGAGATAGTCGATAAATTCCATCGCTCCCCGCCTGACTTGGGCACCTCCATTCTCGCCGACCGGCAAGCCGGCCGTCCTCTGGAGTGGGACTGCCGGAACGGGGTCGTGCAGCGATGCGGCCGATCCCGCGGTATCCCGACGCCCATAAGCGATTTGATCGTGCCGCTGTTGGCGGCCGCCAGCGACGGACCCGGCTGA
- a CDS encoding MFS transporter, whose protein sequence is MNSIDRIILPTLLPAIMKDFNLTEIQVGWLNSLSFFGTLSGAVIFGIFSDFVGTGHKRCYSWTVAVIVEVVSGVATAFCKTLGAFQALRIFMGMGTGGSEPINVALLGEWWQKENRGFAIGVHHTGFPLGQFIGPVLIAGILAFGTWRQAFLFIPLIGLSIVFIQYFVGTKKNHQKVMQWIAENKLTQPIEPVADVKRDSFRTALGKSLSCLKNRNCLLAISLIFGFTWAEMGIANFLTLQLTREVGLPLSTAAIISGASGLTGWIGQILWGGYSDVKGRKSSLGIIIFGWMIATALCMYIHSAAFGWGILIFWGLFRNSPYPVAYALLIDSAPKAAASSMGLMIGLAVGIAGILVAPVTGWIIRDYGFNVHYMIIVGVLILSCLPLFFIKETITHKSA, encoded by the coding sequence ATGAACTCAATAGACAGAATTATATTGCCCACATTATTGCCCGCCATAATGAAAGATTTCAACCTGACGGAAATACAAGTCGGCTGGCTCAACTCGTTAAGCTTTTTCGGTACGCTGAGCGGCGCGGTTATTTTCGGAATATTTTCCGATTTTGTGGGAACCGGTCATAAACGCTGTTATAGCTGGACGGTGGCGGTCATTGTTGAAGTCGTATCCGGAGTGGCCACCGCATTTTGTAAAACCTTGGGCGCATTCCAGGCATTGCGGATTTTCATGGGAATGGGGACCGGCGGATCCGAACCCATCAATGTGGCATTATTAGGCGAATGGTGGCAAAAAGAGAACCGGGGCTTCGCCATCGGCGTCCACCATACCGGGTTCCCATTAGGCCAGTTTATCGGACCGGTACTGATTGCGGGGATTTTGGCTTTCGGTACCTGGCGTCAGGCATTTCTCTTCATTCCGCTCATCGGCCTATCCATTGTCTTTATACAATATTTCGTCGGGACGAAAAAAAATCATCAAAAGGTGATGCAATGGATTGCGGAAAATAAACTTACCCAGCCCATCGAGCCTGTTGCCGATGTAAAACGTGATAGTTTCAGAACGGCGTTGGGTAAATCCTTGTCTTGCCTGAAAAACCGCAACTGTCTGCTGGCGATTTCGTTAATTTTCGGTTTTACTTGGGCAGAAATGGGGATAGCCAACTTTCTTACCCTCCAACTGACGCGCGAAGTGGGCTTGCCGCTTTCCACCGCGGCCATCATTTCCGGCGCGTCGGGTCTTACCGGCTGGATCGGCCAGATTTTATGGGGCGGCTATTCTGATGTTAAAGGCCGTAAGAGCTCGCTGGGCATTATCATTTTTGGCTGGATGATTGCCACCGCCCTATGCATGTATATCCATTCCGCCGCATTTGGCTGGGGAATACTGATCTTCTGGGGATTGTTCAGAAACTCGCCTTATCCGGTCGCCTATGCCTTGCTGATAGATTCAGCGCCTAAAGCGGCCGCATCCAGCATGGGTTTAATGATTGGTTTGGCCGTCGGGATCGCGGGCATCCTGGTCGCCCCCGTGACCGGCTGGATTATCCGTGACTATGGCTTCAATGTGCATTATATGATTATCGTCGGCGTTCTGATCCTGTCCTGCTTGCCGCTTTTTTTCATTAAAGAAACCATTACCCATAAGAGCGCCTAA